A segment of the Aureimonas sp. SA4125 genome:
CACGACCGCGATCACCGGCGCGGCGAACACCATCGACCGGCTGGGGGCGAGCCGTGGGACGAGCCTAGGCCCCATGCACGGCTCCGACGATCTCCGCCGAAAGCGGCTGTGGCGGCAGGTTCGCGCCATGGACGCCGCCCATCAGGAGCCCCAGCGTTTCGATCGACACGCCCTTCACGTCCATGACCGGCGAGAGACGCCCCTCGTTGATCACCGCGATGCGGTCACACAGGTCGAGGAGTTCGTCGAGGTCCTGGCTGACCACGAGGATCGCCGCACCCTTGGCGGCGAGGTCGAGCATGGCCTGGCGGATGAAGCCGGCCGCGCCCGCATCCACCCCCCAGGTCGGCTGCGACACGACGAGGACGGCGGGGTCCTGCATGATTTCGCGGCCCATGATGAATTTCTGCAGATTGCCGCCCGAGAGACTGGAGGCAAAGGCCCGTGGACCGGTCGAGCGGACCGAGAAGGCGCCGATGACGTCGGCCGCGTAAGCGCGCGCCGCGAACGGCCTGAGGAAACCGCCGACGGCAAGCCGCTTGCGACCGCGGGCCGAGAGAACGGCATTGTCCGAGAGGTTCATGCCCGGCACGGCCGCGTGGCCGTTGCGCTCCTCGGGCACGGCTGCAAGGCCCCGGCGCCGGCGGCCGTCGACACTCAAACCGTTGATCTCGGCGCCATCGAGCGCGATCCGCCCTGATCCGGGCACTTCGCCCGAAAGTGCGGCGATCAGTTCGTTTTGGCCGTTGCCGGCGACGCCCGCGATGCCGAGGATCTCGCCGGCCCGCACGGTGAAGCCGATTTCCTTCAGGCTGGTGCCGAAAGGCGGCTCCCCCGGCGCCGACAGATTTTCGACGACCAGCCGGTCGGCCCCGGCGCCGCCACCATTCTTGTGCGACAGGTCCTTCAGCGTGCCGCCGATCATCATCTCGGCCATCGAGCGCGCCGTCTCCTGCCGCGGGTCGCAGGTCGCGACGACCTTGCCGAAGCGCAGGATGGTGGCGCTCTCGCACAGCGCCTTGATCTCGGAAAGCTTGTGCGAAATGTAGAGGATCGAGCAGCCCTCGGCCGCGAGCTTGCGCAGGATCTGGAAGAGCTTTTCCACCTCCTGCGGCGTCAGCACCGAGGTCGGCTCGTCCATGATCAAAAGTTTCGGCTTCGTCAGGAGCGCCCGGACGATCTCGATGCGCTGGCGCTCGCCGACGGAAAGCGTGTGGACGTAGCGGTGCGGGTCGAGCGAGAGGTCGTAGGTCGCGAGCAGCGCCCGGACCTCGCCCTCCAGCGCCTTGCGCGGCGGCGGATGATCCAGCCCGAGCGCGATGTTCTCCAGCACCGTCATCGCCTCGAACAGCGAAAAATGCTGGAACACCATGCCGATGCCGAGTTTTCGCGCCTCACGGGGACTGGCGATCGTGACCGGTCGCCCGTCCCAGAGCACGGTTCCCTCGTCGGCCTTCTGCACGCCATAGATGATCTTGACGAGCGTCGACTTGCCGGCGCCGTTCTCGCCGAGCAGCGCATGGATCTCGCCGGCACCGACCGAGAAGGACACGTCCTCGTTGGCGGTGACGCCCGGAAAGCGCTTGGTGATGTGGCTGAGCTCAAGACGCGCGGGCATGGCGTCCTTTCGGCTGGACGGAGGCGATGGGCTCACTATTGCACTGCGATGCAGCGTCCGCCACGGGGCCCGCGGCTTTTTCCTCAGCCTTCCCCAGAAGCACCGAAACGAGTTCGGCGGCGGTCAACGCGGCGATGACTTCCGGCCGCTTGTCGCGCACGGCCAGCCCGCCGATCGGCAGGACAAGCCGGTCAATCAGCGCCTCGGCGCCCGCGTCGCGCAAATGCCGGCGAAATTTCTCCCGCTTCGTCGCCGAGCCGATCATGCCGACATAGGTTGCGTCCCCCCGCCCGAGCGCCGCGGCGGCGATGAGGAAATCGAGCTGATGGTCGTGCGTCATGACGAGGAAGGCCGTGCCCGGCCGCGCCGCAGCGACCGCCGTCTCCGGCAGTGCGAGAGCGCGGGCGTCGACGCCCTCCGGCAAGGTCGCGAGCGCATCCGGGCGGGTGTCGACGACGCCGACCTGCAACGGCAGCAGAGCGAGCGCCCGGGCCAGCGACTGGCCGGTATGGCCGGCGCCGAAGATCAGGACTGCCGGACGCGCCGCGGCTTGGGCGCGATCGCGGGCTTCCTCTGATGCCAGAAGCGCTGCATCGACGGCGGCAAGCGCCAGCGTCACATGCCCGCCGCAGCACTGGCCGATGCGGGGGCCGAGCGGCACGGCAAGCATGGCTTCTGCCTCGCCGGCGGCGATCATCGTGCGGGCCCGCTCGATGCTCAGACGTTCCAGCGCCCCGCCGCCAACAGTGCCGGTCGAGGTCGCAGCCGTGACAACCATCGCCGCCCCCGCCTCCCGCGGCGTCGAGCCGAGCGCCGACGCGACGCGCACGAGGATGGCGGGCTCGCCCGAGGCGAGGAGTGTGCGCAGACGGGCCGCGAGATCGATCATGGCACGAACCAAGCGGGAGGATGGATGATCCCTTCGTTGACGCCACCGCCAAACACCCCCCTCTGGCTTGCCAGCCGGCAGGCAGAGGGGGGTATGACGGCAAGATCGCCCAAAAGCACAGCAACCGATGTCGGCTGACAGAGCCGCCCGGTCAGAATGTAATCGGTGAGGCTAGCGGCCTTCACCCCGCCCCCCGCACGGCATCCACGGCGGCGAGTATGCGCTCCGGCGTCGCCGGCGCGTCGAGATCGGGAAACGCCCGGCCCTCCCCCGCCGCGCAGACTGCGTCCGTCAGCGCCGAGAACACCGAGATCGCCAGCATGAAGGGCGGCTCGCCCACGGCCTTGGAGCGGTAGATGGTCTCGGCCCGGTTCTCGCCCTTCGTCCAGAGATTCACGCGAAAATCGTCGGGACGGTCGTTGGCGGTCGGGATCTTGTAGGTCGAGGGCGCGTG
Coding sequences within it:
- a CDS encoding ABC transporter ATP-binding protein, translating into MPARLELSHITKRFPGVTANEDVSFSVGAGEIHALLGENGAGKSTLVKIIYGVQKADEGTVLWDGRPVTIASPREARKLGIGMVFQHFSLFEAMTVLENIALGLDHPPPRKALEGEVRALLATYDLSLDPHRYVHTLSVGERQRIEIVRALLTKPKLLIMDEPTSVLTPQEVEKLFQILRKLAAEGCSILYISHKLSEIKALCESATILRFGKVVATCDPRQETARSMAEMMIGGTLKDLSHKNGGGAGADRLVVENLSAPGEPPFGTSLKEIGFTVRAGEILGIAGVAGNGQNELIAALSGEVPGSGRIALDGAEINGLSVDGRRRRGLAAVPEERNGHAAVPGMNLSDNAVLSARGRKRLAVGGFLRPFAARAYAADVIGAFSVRSTGPRAFASSLSGGNLQKFIMGREIMQDPAVLVVSQPTWGVDAGAAGFIRQAMLDLAAKGAAILVVSQDLDELLDLCDRIAVINEGRLSPVMDVKGVSIETLGLLMGGVHGANLPPQPLSAEIVGAVHGA
- the xdhC gene encoding xanthine dehydrogenase accessory protein XdhC, whose product is MIDLAARLRTLLASGEPAILVRVASALGSTPREAGAAMVVTAATSTGTVGGGALERLSIERARTMIAAGEAEAMLAVPLGPRIGQCCGGHVTLALAAVDAALLASEEARDRAQAAARPAVLIFGAGHTGQSLARALALLPLQVGVVDTRPDALATLPEGVDARALALPETAVAAARPGTAFLVMTHDHQLDFLIAAAALGRGDATYVGMIGSATKREKFRRHLRDAGAEALIDRLVLPIGGLAVRDKRPEVIAALTAAELVSVLLGKAEEKAAGPVADAASQCNSEPIASVQPKGRHARAS